A genomic segment from Pangasianodon hypophthalmus isolate fPanHyp1 chromosome 25, fPanHyp1.pri, whole genome shotgun sequence encodes:
- the ccnb2 gene encoding G2/mitotic-specific cyclin-B2 isoform X2, which produces MDVRAVHRNAENPALVGGKAGAVNVGVRRAVLSELSNFAAKPAKTTGIKSAAQPAAVQPKRVPVVPEVLPPAPVIPSVQADVSMKEEDDLCQAFSDALCPIEDIDRGDADIPQLCSEYVKDIYMYLRTLEAQQAIRPRYMEGYEINERMRALLIDWLIQVHSRFQLLQETLYMTVAILDRFLQVQPVSRRKLQLVGVTAMLLASKYEEMYVPEVGDFAYITDNAFTKPQIREMEMLVLRELNFELGRPLPLHFLRRASKAGNADAEKHTLAKYFLELTLLDYDMVHYHPSETGAAALCLSQLVLDGQKWSPTQEYYTTYSEAHLKPIMRHIAKNVVKINEGLTKYVAVKKKYSSSRLMKVSLLPQLKSALLKDLAAPLLST; this is translated from the exons ATGGACGTTCGTGCTGTT CATCGCAATGCAGAGAATCCAGCACTAGTTGGTGGCAAGGCTGGGGCTGTTAATGTCGGCGTGAGGAGGGCCGTCCTGAGTGAACTGTCCAACTTTGCTGCTAAACCTGCAAAGACAACA GGCATTAAGTCGGCAGCTCAGCCAGCTGCTGTGCAGCCTAAGCGTGTTCCAGTTGTGCCAGAGGTCCTCCCTCCTGCTCCAGTCATTCCATCAGTTCAGGCTGATGTCTCCATGAAGGAGGAAGATGACCTGTGCCAGGCTTTTTCTGATGCGCTCTGTCCCATTGAGGATATTGATAGAGGCGATGCAGACATCCCACAGTTGTGCTCTGAATATGTAAAAGACATCTATATGTACCTCCGTACCCTTGAG GCCCAGCAGGCAATCCGACCAAGATACATGGAAGGTTATGAGATCAATGAGCGTATGCGTGCTCTTCTGATCGACTGGCTCATTCAGGTGCACTCGAGGTTCCAGCTGCTCCAGGAAACTTTGTACATGACTGTGGCCATCCTTGATCGCTTTCTTCAG GTCCAACCAGTGTCTCGAAGGAAACTGCAGTTGGTAGGAGTCACTGCAATGTTGCTTGCTTCAAAGTATGAAGAAATGTACGTCCCTGAGGTTGGAGACTTTGCCTACATCACGGACAACGCTTTCACAAAACCCCAGATTCGTGAAATGGAGATGCTGGTTCTCAGAGAGCTGAACTTTGAGCTTGGACGCCCATTGCCCCTTCACTTCCTCAGGAGGGCTTCAAAAGCTGGAAAT GCTGATGCAGAGAAGCACACTCTTGCTAAATATTTTCTTGAGCTGACCCTGTTGGACTACGACATGGTTCATTACCATCCATCAGAAACGGGTGCAGCTGCCTTGTGTCTCTCTCAGCTTGTGCTTGATGGACAGAAATGG TCTCCGACACAGGAATACTACACCACCTACAGTGAGGCCCACCTGAAGCCCATAATGAGGCACATAGCCAAAAACGTGGTCAAGATTAATGAGGGACTCACTAAATATGTG gctgtgaagaaaaagtactcGAGCAGCAGGCTAATGAAGGTCAGCCTACTTCCTCAGCTGAAGTCTGCACTGTTGAAGGACCTCGCTGCCCCTCTGCTCTCTACATGA
- the ccnb2 gene encoding G2/mitotic-specific cyclin-B2 isoform X1: MDVRAVHRNAENPALVGGKAGAVNVGVRRAVLSELSNFAAKPAKTTKGIKSAAQPAAVQPKRVPVVPEVLPPAPVIPSVQADVSMKEEDDLCQAFSDALCPIEDIDRGDADIPQLCSEYVKDIYMYLRTLEAQQAIRPRYMEGYEINERMRALLIDWLIQVHSRFQLLQETLYMTVAILDRFLQVQPVSRRKLQLVGVTAMLLASKYEEMYVPEVGDFAYITDNAFTKPQIREMEMLVLRELNFELGRPLPLHFLRRASKAGNADAEKHTLAKYFLELTLLDYDMVHYHPSETGAAALCLSQLVLDGQKWSPTQEYYTTYSEAHLKPIMRHIAKNVVKINEGLTKYVAVKKKYSSSRLMKVSLLPQLKSALLKDLAAPLLST; this comes from the exons ATGGACGTTCGTGCTGTT CATCGCAATGCAGAGAATCCAGCACTAGTTGGTGGCAAGGCTGGGGCTGTTAATGTCGGCGTGAGGAGGGCCGTCCTGAGTGAACTGTCCAACTTTGCTGCTAAACCTGCAAAGACAACA AAGGGCATTAAGTCGGCAGCTCAGCCAGCTGCTGTGCAGCCTAAGCGTGTTCCAGTTGTGCCAGAGGTCCTCCCTCCTGCTCCAGTCATTCCATCAGTTCAGGCTGATGTCTCCATGAAGGAGGAAGATGACCTGTGCCAGGCTTTTTCTGATGCGCTCTGTCCCATTGAGGATATTGATAGAGGCGATGCAGACATCCCACAGTTGTGCTCTGAATATGTAAAAGACATCTATATGTACCTCCGTACCCTTGAG GCCCAGCAGGCAATCCGACCAAGATACATGGAAGGTTATGAGATCAATGAGCGTATGCGTGCTCTTCTGATCGACTGGCTCATTCAGGTGCACTCGAGGTTCCAGCTGCTCCAGGAAACTTTGTACATGACTGTGGCCATCCTTGATCGCTTTCTTCAG GTCCAACCAGTGTCTCGAAGGAAACTGCAGTTGGTAGGAGTCACTGCAATGTTGCTTGCTTCAAAGTATGAAGAAATGTACGTCCCTGAGGTTGGAGACTTTGCCTACATCACGGACAACGCTTTCACAAAACCCCAGATTCGTGAAATGGAGATGCTGGTTCTCAGAGAGCTGAACTTTGAGCTTGGACGCCCATTGCCCCTTCACTTCCTCAGGAGGGCTTCAAAAGCTGGAAAT GCTGATGCAGAGAAGCACACTCTTGCTAAATATTTTCTTGAGCTGACCCTGTTGGACTACGACATGGTTCATTACCATCCATCAGAAACGGGTGCAGCTGCCTTGTGTCTCTCTCAGCTTGTGCTTGATGGACAGAAATGG TCTCCGACACAGGAATACTACACCACCTACAGTGAGGCCCACCTGAAGCCCATAATGAGGCACATAGCCAAAAACGTGGTCAAGATTAATGAGGGACTCACTAAATATGTG gctgtgaagaaaaagtactcGAGCAGCAGGCTAATGAAGGTCAGCCTACTTCCTCAGCTGAAGTCTGCACTGTTGAAGGACCTCGCTGCCCCTCTGCTCTCTACATGA